From Aythya fuligula isolate bAytFul2 chromosome 32, bAytFul2.pri, whole genome shotgun sequence, a single genomic window includes:
- the THAP7 gene encoding THAP domain-containing protein 7, with amino-acid sequence MPRHCSAAGCCTRDTRETRNRGISFHRLPKKDNPRRALWLENSRRRDASGEGRWDPASKYIYFCSQHFEKSCFEIVGFSGYHRLKEGAVPTVFESTSPKTPRDTKPKLPPPDSDTPKPPRATGKWKQDPATSPPDPPFSSDVSCFPREGEDPGGVPALPGPLGARGPLPDTLLVATGDEEATDTPALPEGAPPAPPRPVSPSLYMLRLPPPAGAYIQSEHSYQVGSALLWKRRAEAALDALDKAQRQLQACKRREQRLRLRVGELQRERRAPPEGRRVPKEPPPQGAEPQVPGAADGGR; translated from the exons atGCCCCGTCACTGCTCTGCTGCCGGCTGCTGCACCCGCGACACCCGGGAGACCCGCAACCGAGGCATCTCCTTCCACCG gctgcccaagaAGGACAACCCGCGGCGGGCGCTGTGGCTGGAGAACAGCCGGCGGCGGGACGCGAGCGGGGAGGGCCGCTGGGACCCGGCCTCCAAATACATCTacttctgctcccagcacttCGAGAAGAGCTGCTTCGAGATAGTCGGCTTCAG TGGCTACCACCGCCTGAAGGAAGGGGCCGTCCCCACCGTCTTCGAGTCGAcctcccccaaaaccccccgGGACACCAAACCGAAGCTCCCCCCGCCCGACAGCGacaccccaaagcccccccgGGCCACCGGGAAGTGGAA GCAGGACCCCGCAACAtcccccccggacccccccttTTCCTCCGACGTCTCCTGCTTCCCCCGAGAAGGCGAAGAccctgggggggtcccggctCTTCCCGGCCCTTTAGGCGCACGGGGTCCCCTCCCGGACACCCTTTTGGTGGCCACAGGGGACGAAGAAGCCACAGACACCCCCGCCCTCCCTGAAGgtgcccccccggcaccccccagGCCCGTTTCACCTTCCCTTTACATGCTGAGGCTGCCGCCGCCGGCCGGGGCGTACATCCAGAGCGAGCACAGCTACCAAGTGGGCAGCGCCTTGCTCTGGAAACGCCGCGCCGAAGCCGCCCTGGACGCCCTGGACAAAGCccagaggcagctccaggcttgCAAACGCCGAGAGCAGAGGCTGAGGCTGCGGGTGGGCGAGCTGCAGCGAGAGCGACGAGCCCCCCCCGAGGGCCGGAGGGTCCCCAAGGAGCCCCCGCCGCAGGGCGCGGAGCCGCAGGTGCCGGGCGCCGCCGACGGCGGACGGTGA
- the SLC27A5 gene encoding bile acyl-CoA synthetase, whose translation MLGVVTAAVAGLLLLLLLLRDRLFPFLWEDLGAFLALGGAAARCHRRLSRRPAVTLLEVFQEHARRQPHRPLLLFQDDVYTYRDVEQRSSRAAHAFSQRLGLKPGQTVAVFLPNEPTYVWTWLALAKLGCSMACLNCNVRGQALLHALAAAQATFVLASTELQDALEEVLPALQRDGIKVFYLSSKSPTPGVEALLPAIEAASDKPLPSHYRAGITATSKAIYIYTSGTTGLPKAAVITEQKLLMVASLGRICGIRGTDHVYTTLPLYHSAGLLIGVGGCLEMGATCVLRSKFSASQFWDDCRRYNVTVIQYVGELMRYLCNTPKRDNDQKHGVRLAVGNGLRAEVWKEFLQRFGPISIWEFYGATEGNAGFINYTGKIGAVGRANPFLKSFAPFELIKYNVEEDEPVRDERGLCIRVRPGETGLLVIKITKNTPFYGYAGDSKKTEKKILRDVLVKGDAFFNSGDLLMMDHEKFVYFQDRVGDTFRWKGENVATTEVEATLAMVNFIQEVNVYGVSVPGCEGKCGMAAIRLKPGMSFEGENLYAFTKETLPSYAAPRFVRIQEALEITGTFKQCKGNLVREGFDPNIIKDPLFFRDEKKKSYVPMNTDIYAAIQEAKINL comes from the exons ATGCTGGGGGTGGTCACGGCGGCGGTggccgggctgctgctgctgcttctgctcctgcGGGACCGCTTGTTCCCCTTCCTCTGGGAGGACCTGGGAGCCTTCTTGGCCTTGGGGGGGGCTGCGGCGCGCTGTCATCGCCGCCTGTCCCGGCGTCCCGCCGTCACCCTCCTCGAGGTGTTCCAGGAGCACGCTCGACGCCAGCCCCACCGTCCCCTGCTGCTGTTCCAGGACGACGTCTACACCTACCGGGACGTGGAGCAACGCAGCAGCCGCGCTGCCCACGCCTTCTCCCAGCGTTTGGGCTTGAAGCCGGGCCAGACCGTGGCCGTTTTCCTCCCCAACGAGCCCACCTACGTCTGGACATGGTTGGCGTTGGCCAAGCTGGGCTGCTCCATGGCGTGCCTCAACTGCAACGTGCGGGGCCAGGCGCTGCTGCACGCGCTCGCTGCTGCTCAGGCCACCTTCGTGCTCGCCAGCACCG AGCTCCAGGACGCCCTGGAGgaggtgctgccagccctgcagcgtGACGGCATCAAGGTCTTCTACCTGAGCTCCAAGTCGCCCACGCCGGGTGTCgaggccctgctgccagccatcGAGGCGGCCTCCGACAAGCCCCTGCCCAGCCACTACCGCGCCGGCATCACCGCCACCTCCAAGGCCATCTACATCTACACCTCCGGCACCACCG ggctgcccaAAGCGGCGGTGATCAcggagcagaagctgctgatgGTGGCCAGCCTGGGCCGGATCTGCGGGATACGGGGCACCGACCACGTCTACACCACGCTGCCGCTCTACCACTCGGCCGGGCTGCTCATCGGGGTGGGAGGGTGCCTGGAGATGG GAGCCACCTGCGTCCTGCGTTCCAAATTCTCCGCCTCCCAGTTCTGGGACGACTGCCGCCGCTACAACGTCACCGTCATCCAGTACGTGGGCGAGCTCATGCGCTACCTCTGCAACACGCCCAAG CGTGACAACGACCAGAAGCACGGGGTGCGTTTGGCTGTGGGCAACGGCCTGCGGGCGGAGGTGTGGAAGGAGTTCCTCCAGCGCTTCGGGCCCATCTCCATCTGGGAGTTTTACGGGGCCACCGAGGGCAACGCCGGCTTCATCAACTACACCGGCAAGATCGGGGCCGTGGGCAGAGCGAATCCGTTCCTCAAG AGCTTCGCTCCCTTTGAGCTGATCAAGTACAACGTGGAGGAGGACGAACCCGTACGCGACGAGCGAGGACTCTGCATCCGCGTCCGGCCCG GTGAGACGGGGCTGCTGGTCATCAAAATCACCAAGAACACCCCCTTCTACGGCTACGCGGGCGACTCCAAGAAGACCGAGAAGAAGATCTTGAGAGACGTCTTGGTCAAAGGCGACGCCTTCTTCAACAGCGGTGACCTCCTCATGATGGACCACGAAAAATTCGTCTACTTCCAGGACCGTGTGGGAGACACTTTCCG CTGGAAAGGGGAGAACGTGGCCACGACAGAGGTGGAGGCCACTCTGGCCATGGTGAACTTCATCCAGGAGGTCAACGTCTACGGGGTGTCCGTGCCGG GGTGCGAGGGGAAGTGTGGCATGGCAGCCATCCGCCTGAAGCCCGGGATGAGCTTCGAGGGCGAGAACCTCTACGCCTTCACCAAGGAGACGCTGCCCAGCTACGCGGCCCCCCGCTTCGTGCGGATCCAG GAAGCCCTGGAGATCACGGGGACCTTCAAGCAGTGCAAAGGCAACCTCGTCAGAGAAGGCTTTGACCCCAACATCATCAAGGACCCGCTCTTCTTCCGCGACGAGAAGAAGAAGTCCTACGTGCCCATGAACACCGACATCTACGCTGCCATCCAGGAGGCGAAAATCAACCTGTAG